cggacttggcccagtggttggggcgtccgtctaccacatgggaggtccatggttcaggcctcgggcctccttgacccgtgtggagctggcccatgtgtggtgctgaCTCGTGCAAAGGGTGCTGTACCACGCGgggatgtcccccatgtgggggagccccgccTGCGGGGAGTGCCCCCCCGTAGGGAGAGTGGCATAGCTCGAGGGAaggtgcagccttcccaggaatggcaccgcacacacggagagctgacacaagatgacacaacaaaaagaaacacagattcctgtgccgctgacaacaacagaagcagacaaagaagacgcagcaaacagacacagagaacagattactggggtgggggtggcggaaggggagagaaataaattaattaattaaaaaaaaaaagaatgtgtatgACTCACCCTTGTAAGCACACAAGCCTCAACATTAGAATAAAGCTACAGTGTTAATTAAATGCAAATTGAATAGAGTAAATCTCATCCCATTCCATCCTTACACCACACCTAAGGCAGCACATCAGTAATGCTCCTTATCAAGAGTAGTTTCACATTGAATCATGGATCCTTAAAACTAATTTCCTCCTAATTATAAATTAGTTCCCTTGTCTTGGTTTGACTTTACTAATGTTGAgggtttcttgttttgtttcatttctgaGCAGTACTTGTATTTGTAACAACTTGTATACCTAAACATAATGGGAAGCATGCAAGAAAGGTGTGGCTCCATCCATGTGGATTGGGTGGTTTTATATAGAAATAGTTTTGATATGCAGTACTTTATATTTTGCCTCATTATCTATAGAGTAAGAAGGCAAGTTAAGTTAGGAACAAAGAAATATATGACATATAAGCCCCAATTTTTCTCTTCACTGCAGGTCTTGAAACCATTGCCTCCAGCCCAGGAATGCCAGTGAAGTGCCTGACTTGTAATCTAATTCAGTCTAGGAAAAGGCTGGCAACTTCAagtgccagcagccagtcccacaCTTTCATATCCAGCGTGGAATCAGAGTGCCATAGCAGTCCCAGATGGGAAAAGGATCATCAGGTTAATGAGTTTTATCTTACCCGGAATAATTATATAAGTCAAAGTAATGATGGAAACACTTTGTACCTTTTCATCTAAAttctgaaaggaaataaaattgttaTATGAATGGCAGTCAAAGTGTTACCAGTAAGCAAGCGCACATTTTCCTGTATATTCCATCAAATTCTTTTGAGAAATATTTCACTTCTTATTCAGATGTGAAATTGTTCTTCCTTGACTATATAAGGAgagtccaatttttttttttttaattattgcagTACATTAATAGTAGACATTTGCCTTCTAGGCCTCAGATGGACTTTCTACTTTAATTCTTCACTATGGTATAGACATTAGTTAGttgggtctttttatttttattttttaacctgtaTCTTATTTTAAAACTCACTCTACCACGCTCTATGCTGTTTTTCCTCTCAGTTTCTAACTTAATGGAATGGTAACTCTTCTGGATCAGAAATAACTTTTAGACCACAAAGGTAACATAGTTGTGCCCTTAAAAGCGTCTATTCTGAGGAGATTGCTTACCCAATGAATGGATTTACATAAAATTAATTtacttcttttgtattttctgtttttgcccTTTAAAAGATATTAATGCTAATAGATATTGATAAGAACCAAAATTCAAAATTACACTACGGTAAAATCCTGACAAAATGGAAGGTTAAGTTAGAAAAATGttaatgtgcaaaaaaaaaaaaccaccacgttaatatgataaaataatttGGATTTTATCTCCTTCTTATTCTCAATAATAAGGTAATCTTCATTTTCGTTGGATATTTTTTTGTTAGGATTAAGTCAAATGGTTTTTCAGTTAAGGCAGAATTTCCCcatcttatttccttttctctttataCGCTGCTATATAGTAAAATCTGCTACAGGATAAACAGATTTTCATGCCTTGCTCTAGCTATCGTTCCACCTCTTTCCTATTGAAGAAAGCATATTGTGTAGTATTTCAAACTCTGTGTGACCTTCTTCCTCCTGCCTCTTCTGCCTGAAGAGTGTGATGGAAGGACTGTAGCAGAGATCCTCAGGCTAGGATCAGAGAAGAGAGGACCGTAAGGGACCCCTGATCACTTTACACTGATCCCGAAAGGCATCAATTTCTTTGCTCAAGGATCAGTGATTCGTAATTTGGGGAATTTCCTTTTTGATCCTGACTAACCATTCCTTATTATTTAAAGTAACTTAACAATAGTTTAGCAAAGTTTGATATGCACATTTCATAAGTAGACATTATTAGAGTTTACTGAAGATTCTCTCTAATTAAGTACTTTAAGAAATCCTGGTTACCATGCACCAATTTGCAATATGTCTAAAGCTCTGACTGCACATGAGTTCCCCAGATAGTTGGAATTCAAATAATTTTcaagaaaaacattttgtttCTCAGTTGCAACGTCAGTTTACTTTGCtgacaatggattaaaatccttctcattttggtttttaattatAAATCACTATGAGTTTAGTTTCATCCTGATCAGTTTGGTTTTATTGTGCTTGTATGAAatgatacatatttatattaacaatattttttgtttataattttccaGTAACTAGGCATCAAATCCCATGCAGTTAGTAATTCAAAACAGAACCATCCATACTCATACCAgttttcataacagcattattcacaatagccaatagGTAGAAACAATCCTGTTTCCTTCAGGATGATTGGAGAAACAAAATgcggcatatccatacaatgaaatagtattcagccataaaaagggcTGAAATTTTGACATATGCTTTCACTAGATGAAGCTTGAAATCATTATTCAAGTGAAataaacctgaaagaaaaaaaggacgaatatgtatgatttcatttctctgaaatatctagaataagcaaattcataaagacagccAGTACATTAGAGGTTGCCAGCAGCTAGGGAGAAAGAAgaattgcttaatgggtgcagtttctgtttgaggtgatgaaaatgtcccAGAATTAGATCTCGGTGATGGTAGTACAaaaatgtgaatataattaacaccactgaagtgtacacttaacaatggttaaaatgggaaattttgtggtctctatatattactacaataaaaatttttaagaaaaaagaatataccaTACCCTTATTGCAAAGCAGGTATACCTTGCCCCTAAATTTGCCTAAATATGTTGGCTATTAATTTGTCCTATTTAAATAACATGTAATACACTAACAAAATAAGTGttacatattttacttttattttatttatttaaagatttattttatttatctccctccccgACCCctggtgtctgctttctgtgtccattcgttgtatgttcttctgtgtccacttgcattcttgtcaggcagcaccaggaatctgtgttgcatcaccttgctgtgtcaactctccatgtgtgtggtgccactcctgggcaggctgtgctctttttttgtcttggggtggctctccttgtggggcgcactccttgtgcatggggcatacCCAtgcgtgggggcacccctgtgtggcatggcactccttgcacacaacaacactgtgcatggaccagctcaccacacaggccaggaggccctgggtatcaaaccctggaccttccatatggtaggcggacaccctatcggttgagccacatccgcttcccagtattACTTATTTTAGACCAGTATTTCACTCAAAGTAATGTGTATAAACTTATTCTGGGTGTTGTttatattgccttttttttttttttttagatttctttttgaggtaccagggccagggattgaacctgggacctcggacctcataagtgggaagccagcgctcatccactgagctacattggcttccctgagttggttttttagtttgttttgcttgttgtttgtctttgtttttagaaggcaccgggaactgaacccaagatctcccatgtgggaagcaggtgctcaactctttgagccacatccactgccttATGTTGCTTTTCAATTCTGGTTTTCCTTGTTCTTTTGTCTCACTGGAAAGTGGGGATAGGTAGCATAATATTTTATAGGGTCCTTTATCCCGCTTAGGTGGGAATCTTAGCTTTATAAAACTAAGAAAagtattttttcccctctcagGAAAGTGATGAGGCCTTGGGCTCGAAAATGATGAGTTTATATGCAACTGACAAGCCTTTATCTACAAAATATACTAAAAGTTTCAATAAAAAGGATCTCGAGTTAGCTCTCTCTCCCATTCATACCAGCAGTAGCGTTCCTGCCGCTGGAGACTCTTGTGTAAACATTGCTAAACACTGCTTCTCTGAGAAAACTTCCTGGGAAGGACGAGAAGGGCATGTAAATAACACGAATATGGGCACTGACACAAGACAGCCTGGCCTTCCCCAGGCAAGTCAGTGGGCTGTGGATTCTGGCAATATGACTGAAGAGCACCTTGGAAAGAAAGGCTTGAAAAGAAATTTTGAGTTAGTTGATTCCAGTCCTTGTCAGGAAATtatacagaataaaaaaaattgtatagaGATTAATCATAGTACTGAAATGACAGATTGTTATGCAAATCAAAGGACAGGCTTAACAGCTGAAGTCCAACACCTTACGCTGGCGATATGCAGAAGTCAGCAAAATGACCATGGTAATAAGAAGAACATTGTCAATTCTTTCACTGATAAACAACAGACACCTGAAAAATCACCTGACCCAATGATAGCAAAAAACCTTATGTGTGAACTGGATGAAGACTGTGAAAAGAATGGTAAGAAGGACTACTTAAGTTCTAGTTTTCTCTGTTCTGATGACGATAGAGCTCCTAAAAGTATATGTATGGACTCCGATTCGTCTTTTCCTGGAATTTCTATAATGGAAAGTCCAGTAGAAAGGCAGGCCTTAGATCCAGATAAAAGCATCAAAGAATCCTCTTTTGAAGAATCAAATATTGAAGACCTACTGACTGTATCACCTACCTACCAAGAAAATACCTTGCCAAAGGGCAGTGAGAATCCTGACATCCAAGACAGTAACCAAAGAATGTTAGCTCCTTCTTCAGAGATGCTGAAAACATTAACCCTCTCTAAGAGAAATGCTGTAGCTTTTCGAAGTTTTAACAGTCATATTAATGCATCCAGTAACTCAGAGCCATCCAAAATGAGCGTTACTTCTTTAGATGCAATGGAAATTTCAGGTGTTTATAGTGGTTCATGTCCCATGGCTATAACCCCAACTCAAAAAGGAAGAGTTTGTATGCCTTATCAGGTATGTTAAAACTTTTCTAACACTTTGTtctttgcattttagaaaaacTATCAAGTCCAGACATTTACCTCTTGACTGTGTACATCAAATAATTTTGTTCCCTTTGCTGAGAATGAGTTGCTAAGTGTTTTAGTGCAGAAAGGTAGTAATAACTTTATTCTTAACTATCATGTCTCTTTCTTTTAGTGtagctttatatatttttctaagaaatcaggaaatatagtCACATATTTTCACTCAGTCCTAGCACATTGAGATACAGAATTAAAGTCCACTCTACCTTACTGGCTTCTCAAGACCCACTTAGATGGATCTGTTTTCTTtatagaaaaaagtttaaaatatatttcaaatcttatttttattttctaaaccttTACCTTTATAAACCCAAagtttcactttttttcctttctttggggAGACatcataatatatataaaaagtataaaaccTGAACTTAGGGTTACAGGACTTGGGTTTTCCTCCAAAACTTATTGAGTGACTTAGAAGAAGTCCCTTTAACCTCAGAGTCTTTCTATCTGTTCATAGGTCATAATCTAGTCTGTTCTGCTGACTTCATAGGGTGGTTGTGAGGCAACAAAATGCCACGAAGACTGTTAAGTGCCATTTAGTACAGGATTTTATATTTCGTACCATCCTGAGTATTGTCCTAATACCTCAGTTATTTATCAGTTACAGCCTTCCTTAGTAATGAGAAGCTTGTATTAGTCCCTGCTATCAAGAAATtctttattgaggattttttcattgtttcttacaTATCCATATCTTACTGAAATAAttggtaatatatatatacaccatttAACCCCATTAGCTATTAGGGCTTTTCATAATTACAATAGTTTCAagtccattctctaaactcatcaaggatctgACTATGTATATTTTATGCCTGGCAACCTATGAGCAAGCTTTTCTATTGTTTTAGCACTTTCATTCACTGTAAAGAGAATTAAGATATTTGTTGTTTCTTAAATGCTTTTTGAATTAGCAGACCCCAAATCAGACCAAGGTGGGAACTCCATACCGAACTCCAAAGAGTGTGAGAAGAGGGGCAGCCCCTGTGGACGACGGGCGGATTCTAGGAACCCCAGACTACCTTGCACCTGAACTGTTATTAGGCAGGGCCCATGGTAAGGCATGTATGACTTGAGGTTTTGAAATGTTGCCTATCTGTGGCTATTTTCTTTTCAGGTAAAATTGTTTTGGAttacctaaaataaaacaaacttaaGCAAtacaaattttctcctttatgtATGGCATTTattgtagaaaaagaaaaaagaaatagccaTGGCTGTCCTACTCTCTGAATGTGAAAGCCCAAACACTAAAGAACCTGCAGCTGTTTCACCTTTGCCTTCTGGCTCCGTCTCCCATTCCCTCTGGCCATCCTGGAATTATCTTCCATCCAGATATTTCCTCGGGTCGGTTCTTGATTGGATTGGGGGATGTAAGTTTGGTCTGACCTCTTTGGTCCGCTGAAGTCTAATCCTGTTTAGAGCTTACCCTTCCTCATACCCTCGCCAGAGGGTTGAACCAGACACAAACCATCCTTCAAAATGGAACATGAGGAAAGAGTGAAAggatattttcatctgtctttcttccctttctctctctgacGATGTTTTTCCCTTCCTACCTTCTGGGTTGAATTCCATCTCTGTGCTTACTgctttctccccttttccttgGCTCCTTCATGATgggctctctccctctccctccccctactTTACCCCTTCTTCTGTCTTaacttctttgttcatttttttcctgagccTGAAAATAAGTCTCCGGCTTTATCTTCCCCTCACTGGCCAACTTCTCAGAGGTTTCCTGTTTTTTTTGACTGGTTATTTTTGTTCTGGCCATCTGATGGGTATCCTTACTGTTTAACCAGAACAGTCACCAGTGATGTCCTTACTGTCACATCTGCCAGCCTCTTCTCTGTCTTGTTCTTTGACCTGTGTTGCTTCTCCTGTTTCCTTCTCATCCCATCTTAGTACAGAAGTTCAAGATCCTGCTCTTAGCCCCTTTGCTCTGCACATGCTCTCTGCCAGGCTCTTCACTTCTTTGACCTCAGTGTCGCCTCTGTGGTGACGGTCCCCAGAGCTTTCTCTCTAATCCTGGCTTTGTCTGGGCAGTGCACTCAAAGCCAAACTGCCTGCCAGGTTCTACTAGTCGATTGTTGCATGTCAAAACTGACCCAGTTAGACACTACACGGTCCCTGCATCCAAGTATTTAAGCCTAGTTTGTTACATCTCTGCAGtgtttctcctttcctttgcTTCTCTGCCACTGCTCTCTGTGAGAACCTCATCTTTCACTTTAATACCTTTCTAACAGTCCTCCCAACTTCAGTCTATTTTCTGTAATCATTGTCACCAGATTCCTCTTCTTAAGACATAGTGTGGTTCAAGCCACTTCCCTCTCAAAAAGCTACTCTGGCTCCCTCTTACCTGCAAAATAAGATCCAAATTACTGATCATGGCATGCGAGGCTCTAAACACTCACACTAGTTCCATCTCTCAAACACATTCTTCACATGCCCTGTGTCCCTATTCCATTTCTTAAACATATTTATTCCCAGGTCTTCCTTTTACACATGGGTTTTGCTTAGTTTGGAAAAGTCAGTCCTCAGTAATCTTCCTGTCATTTCTCATCCTCTCATCATCAGTGCAAGGGTCACCCCTTCCATAAAGCATCCATTGATTACTGGTGAATTATCCATTTCTTATTCACTTAGTTTAAAACAATATCATTCTGCCAGTGTTGTGATTAGTTATTACCTCTATCTTCATTACAAAAGCTTAAGAAAATTTCTAAAGATCAGAATCTGGGTGTTTATTCTACATAGCACTCCAGGAGAATTTCTtggaagcactcaataaatgttaacaatATTGGTGATAAATTGACTATTCCCCTTTCTCTATTAGCCAGAGCAATTCAGTCCTGTGGGCAATTAGCTGATTTATGTCCAGTACCCTTTGGGTCAGTCATTtcccagggttttgttttgttttttgaggtactgggggtgggggattgaacccaggaccttgtgtatAGGAAGGCAGTGCTCcatcattgagccacattggcttccctgagttagtttcctcatttgctttgttgtttgtttttttgggaggcactgggaaccaaacctgggatctcccatgtgggaagcaggtgctgaactgctgagccacatctgctccccgtttCCCAGCTAAGTGGTCAGTTCTACCAACAGCTTGTTTACTGCATTGTAATTTTATCCTCTCTAATAGGATATAGTATGTAGGTAAGCTCCAAATTCCAGATCTTGTTAACTGTTTACCTCAGCTATCTAgtgatctatttttaaatttctattttctataaAAGTAATctgaaatgtagtttttaaaacaacaaataggacaacaaaatttataataaaaagtaGCAATTCCatgctctctccctcttcccccaaaCCTCACTCACTGGAGCAGTCATCTTTTATGGGaaaatatctttttcttattcatctttataGCCCTTCTATCTGACACAATACCTGGTACCTAATTTAATAGATGATGTAAGAATTAGCTCAtagttttaatataataaacctaaCTACTATTTTCTTATATGCAGGATTTCTGACTTCAGGTAAGTGAGCTTCTCTATAAAATAATATGGCAAAGCATATTAAATGAACAGTCAAAGTATAACTAGATCGCATTACGAAAGACATTTGTTTGCCCTTTCCGCTCACAtatgaaatacaaaaatgaactgtCTTCTGTCATCTGGGCAGGAAGGCATCCAGAAAGGTTGATTTTCTCTTGTGAAAAGATAGGCAGGCATGCAGTGCtctttagaatttttaaaggTAGTACAGTCTGAAAATACCACTTCCTTATTGCAACAGAGGAGGTAGGCATGGTAAAAATAGTTCAATTTTCAGCTACAAAAGCACTTGAATTTTCTAAACCATTTAATTCTGTTATCATTAGAAAATAGTGAGGTGTAACAATATCAGTCTATTCCTACAAATTGCAAAAGTGGGTTCTCAATTAGAAAGCCAGTAATGTAAACAAGGCCATTCTTTTTCTCTGGCTAATATTATTACAATTGCTCAGATTCATCACAACATGTGATCTTATTAGACTTTGACTCGAGTATATGGGTATGTGTGACATACCCGTGGGGAAATCGTGTATGTTTTTGACATGAGGACATTTTGCCTGAGCTGGGGAAGGGGTCCTAATTCCTAACTTaggggaaataaatatattttcccctgatttccccCACTTTCTCTGTTATTTGGTTGAAGCTTTTTTCATACTATCTAATCCATTGGAataattctttctgaatgctgctTAAAAGTTCTACTAACTGAGGTGGCTGGTATGTTTTTATAGTGATTACTATATAAGCAGAAACCTATAGACTATTTGCAGCTTGTGTTCCTTACAAGGAAGATGGAACGATGTGGCTTGCAGGTAAAGGCATTCTAAATTATTGTTCCTGTGGATAGATTCCACAATGCTTTCCTACTTGTTTTAAAATGGAATGGTGGCAATTGCTCATCAGAGTAATGAATTTTATGAAATTACCTTTAAAAGAGTGTTTTTCAGATTAACACTAAATTAGAATTGCTATCCTAAATTTATATTGATGTTAACCATTTTTGGACTGAAATTAACTTGATTAGGAAACTTTCTTCATAGAATTAATCCCAAGTCTAAACAAGATACAAAGTCATGTTTAAAGTTATTgtttaaaacatttctgaaaaaaaaaaagtttgtataTAAATGACACTTCCAATAAAGATTAATTTAGAAATAAGTTTTACCTATTAAAATCTTTCTTCTAATTATCTCTTCAAGCCATAGTTTGGGAATATTCTTTGTTAAATTAATTTGTCACTCTATTTTATTAAAAGGAATTATGTTACACTAAAAtgctctgtaaaaaaaaaagctcgGTAATTAAGACTTTCcctacttgtcaaattattcttCAATTAGTATAAATGCTGCTTAGTTATTAATAAATGACAAAAATGACTTTAACTTTAATTAGCTGTGGTAATTGCTAATCTTCTTGAAAAACAGAGAAGGAGGCATGAATGACAACGTTGCCTTAATGAAGGTAATCTGGGTTTTTCTACCTTATGAAGCCAGAAGAAAACCTTAGGAAATGGATGCCTTCTTTATGCACAAATATTCCTGTATTAATGTTTCCGTTGGTAAGACATCTGGAGGAAAAGTCTGCAAATTCATCTGTTTCCTCTTCAATTCCAGGTCCTGCAGTAGACTGGTGGGCACTTGGGGTTTGCTTGTTTGAGTTTCTAACTGGAATTCCCCCTTTCAATGATGAAACACCACAACAGGTATTCCAGAATATTCTGAAAAGAGgtgattctttttcttctattaagTTAGGTTCAATATTTAtgcatcagttttaacaaatgtaccacattagtgtaagatgttattaatagggggaaatgggaaggggtAGGGTCTATGGGAatccctttactttttttttttaaagattaatttttaaaatttatttctctcccctttcccccttgaCCCCcacgccagttgtctgttctctgtgtccatttgctctgtgttcttctgtgtcctcttgtatccttgtcagcgacactgggaatctgtctctgtttttgttcttgttgagtcatcttgctgcgtcagctctccatgtgtgtgacgccactcctgggcaggctggactttctttcgcctgggccgctctccttacggggcacactccttgcgtgtggggctcccctacgcgggggacacccctgcatggcagagcactccttgtgtgcatcagcactatgcatgggccagctccacacgggtcaaggaggccctgggtttgaaccgtgaacctcccatgtggtaggtggatgctgtatccattgagccaagtttgcttcccgCCCTTTACTTCCTATGTAACTTCTtggtaatctaaaacctctttaaaaataaagtttaggtggcggacttggaccagtggttagggcctctgtctaccacatggaaggtccgcggttcaaaccctgggcctccttgacctgtgtggagctggcccatgcacagtgctgatgtgcacaaggagtgccctgccatgcaggggtgtcccccatgtaggggagccccacgcgcaaggagtgcgccccataaggagagccgcccagcatgaaagaaagtacagcctgcccaggaatggtgccgcacacatggagagctgacacaacaagatgactcaacaaaaagagacacagattcccatgctgctaacaacaacagaagcagacaaagaagaagacacagtgaatagacacagaacagacaaccggggtgggggggtgaaggggagagcaatgaataaataaatctttttaaaaaataaaaaaataaaaataaagtttattatattttttaaaaagtcgtTTATCTCTGTGTATTATTATTTTGGACAGGGGTTAACAAGCTCATTTGTGTTTGTAGATATCCCTTGGCCCGAAGGTGAAGAAAAGTTATCTGATAATGCTCAAAGTGCAGTAGATATACTTTTAACCATTGATGACACAGAGAGAGCTGGAATGAAAGGTAAGGTTTTATGTTAATGAACTCTTTACCCCGACTTCTTCCAAGTGATGGTTGTTAATAACAATATCAAGTTCCAATATAACATTAAATACAGATAATATGACTGCTAAATTGAAAAAAAGATAACTCAGTTTATTTCTGCCCTTTAGGTAAGCATTGATATAGTTGCCCTTAATCCACAATAAAACTCAATGCAATCTTCACTCACTGAATTTTACATATCTCAACTGGTACCGTAAACAGTCTTACCTTGTCAGTATCATATTTTGCAAAGTCTGATAGAAGTAAAACATCAACAAATACAGGAAATCTTTTTTATCAAAGCCTTCTGTAATCTCTCATTGCTTCATTTCTGATACTATTTTCAGTTGACATATGTATCAAGTCCCAGGTTGATTCAAAGAAACAAACTTGGTACATTATGAaccattagatttttttttctcaatgaaGGGTATATATTAATCCTCACTTTTAAAACTAC
This window of the Dasypus novemcinctus isolate mDasNov1 chromosome 5, mDasNov1.1.hap2, whole genome shotgun sequence genome carries:
- the MASTL gene encoding serine/threonine-protein kinase greatwall isoform X5, whose protein sequence is MINKNMTHQVQAERDALALSKSPFIVHLYYSLQSANNVYLVMEYLIGGDVKSLLHIYGYFDEEMAVKYISEVVLALDYLHRHGIIHRDLKPDNMLISNEGHIKLTDFGLSKVTLNRDINMMDILTTPSMAKPTQDYSRTPGQVLSLISSLGFYTPVGENIQDSVDTLSTHVSETSQLSQGLVCHMSVDEKDITPSSKLLNSCLETIASSPGMPVKCLTCNLIQSRKRLATSSASSQSHTFISSVESECHSSPRWEKDHQESDEALGSKMMSLYATDKPLSTKYTKSFNKKDLELALSPIHTSSSVPAAGDSCVNIAKHCFSEKTSWEGREGHVNNTNMGTDTRQPGLPQASQWAVDSGNMTEEHLGKKGLKRNFELVDSSPCQEIIQNKKNCIEINHSTEMTDCYANQRTGLTAEVQHLTLAICRSQQNDHGNKKNIVNSFTDKQQTPEKSPDPMIAKNLMCELDEDCEKNGKKDYLSSSFLCSDDDRAPKSICMDSDSSFPGISIMESPVERQALDPDKSIKESSFEESNIEDLLTVSPTYQENTLPKGSENPDIQDSNQRMLAPSSEMLKTLTLSKRNAVAFRSFNSHINASSNSEPSKMSVTSLDAMEISGVYSGSCPMAITPTQKGRVCMPYQQTPNQTKVGTPYRTPKSVRRGAAPVDDGRILGTPDYLAPELLLGRAHGPAVDWWALGVCLFEFLTGIPPFNDETPQQVFQNILKRDIPWPEGEEKLSDNAQSAVDILLTIDDTERAGMKELKHHPLFSDVDWENLQHQTMPFIPQPDDETDTSYFDARNHAQHLTVSGFSL
- the MASTL gene encoding serine/threonine-protein kinase greatwall isoform X7, coding for MINKNMTHQVQAERDALALSKSPFIVHLYYSLQSANNVYLVMEYLIGGDVKSLLHIYGYFDEEMAVKYISEVVLALDYLHRHGIIHRDLKPDNMLISNEGHIKLTDFGLSKVTLNRDINMMDILTTPSMAKPTQDYSRTPGQVLSLISSLGFYTPVGENIQDSVDTLSTHVSETSQLSQGLVCHMSVDEKDITPSSKLLNSCLETIASSPGMPVKCLTCNLIQSRKRLATSSASSQSHTFISSVESECHSSPRWEKDHQESDEALGSKMMSLYATDKPLSTKYTKSFNKKDLELALSPIHTSSSVPAAGDSCVNIAKHCFSEKTSWEGREGHVNNTNMGTDTRQPGLPQASQWAVDSGNMTEEHLGKKGLKRNFELVDSSPCQEIIQNKKNCIEINHSTEMTDCYANQRTGLTAEVQHLTLAICRSQQNDHGNKKNIVNSFTDKQQTPEKSPDPMIAKNLMCELDEDCEKNGKKDYLSSSFLCSDDDRAPKSICMDSDSSFPGISIMESPVERQALDPDKSIKESSFEESNIEDLLTVSPTYQENTLPKGSENPDIQDSNQRMLAPSSEMLKTLTLSKRNAVAFRSFNSHINASSNSEPSKMSVTSLDAMEISGVYSGSCPMAITPTQKGRVCMPYQQTPNQTKVGTPYRTPKSVRRGAAPVDDGRILGTPDYLAPELLLGRAHGPAVDWWALGVCLFEFLTGIPPFNDETPQQISLGPKVKKSYLIMLKVQ
- the MASTL gene encoding serine/threonine-protein kinase greatwall isoform X1; translated protein: MDPAAGSEKESGRGAAAGQDASRVPVPRPPSIEEFTIVKPISRGAFGKVYLGQKGGKLYAVKVVKKADMINKNMTHQVQAERDALALSKSPFIVHLYYSLQSANNVYLVMEYLIGGDVKSLLHIYGYFDEEMAVKYISEVVLALDYLHRHGIIHRDLKPDNMLISNEGHIKLTDFGLSKVTLNRDINMMDILTTPSMAKPTQDYSRTPGQVLSLISSLGFYTPVGENIQDSVDTLSTHVSETSQLSQGLVCHMSVDEKDITPSSKLLNSCLETIASSPGMPVKCLTCNLIQSRKRLATSSASSQSHTFISSVESECHSSPRWEKDHQESDEALGSKMMSLYATDKPLSTKYTKSFNKKDLELALSPIHTSSSVPAAGDSCVNIAKHCFSEKTSWEGREGHVNNTNMGTDTRQPGLPQASQWAVDSGNMTEEHLGKKGLKRNFELVDSSPCQEIIQNKKNCIEINHSTEMTDCYANQRTGLTAEVQHLTLAICRSQQNDHGNKKNIVNSFTDKQQTPEKSPDPMIAKNLMCELDEDCEKNGKKDYLSSSFLCSDDDRAPKSICMDSDSSFPGISIMESPVERQALDPDKSIKESSFEESNIEDLLTVSPTYQENTLPKGSENPDIQDSNQRMLAPSSEMLKTLTLSKRNAVAFRSFNSHINASSNSEPSKMSVTSLDAMEISGVYSGSCPMAITPTQKGRVCMPYQQTPNQTKVGTPYRTPKSVRRGAAPVDDGRILGTPDYLAPELLLGRAHGPAVDWWALGVCLFEFLTGIPPFNDETPQQVFQNILKRDIPWPEGEEKLSDNAQSAVDILLTIDDTERAGMKELKHHPLFSDVDWENLQHQTMPFIPQPDDETDTSYFDARNHAQHLTVSGFSL